From Mustela erminea isolate mMusErm1 chromosome 1, mMusErm1.Pri, whole genome shotgun sequence, a single genomic window includes:
- the CCL25 gene encoding C-C motif chemokine 25: MNPRLLLCLVASLVGAWSTIHAQGVSEDCCLHYNRCVRPQRLQLAQGYRRQEVSGSCNLPAVIFLLPKNKVLCANPRDTWVQKMTDFLDAGNKTFPKHLQRHFHGPPFRCRKTGPGNSKLPPAKFRRPGRINKRETSFRTKANAGP, from the exons ATGAACCCGCGGCTCCTGCTCTGCCTCGTGGCCAGCTTGGTGGGTGCCTGGTCTACCATCCACGCTCAAG GTGTCTCGGAGGACTGCTGCCTGCACTACAACCGCTGCGTGCGGCCCCAACGGCTCCAGCTTGCCCAGGGCTACCGGCGCCAGGAAGTGAGCGGGAGCTGCAACCTGCCTGCCGTGAT ATTCTTATTACCGAAAAACAAGGTGCTGTGTGCGAACCCGAGGGACACTTGGGTGCAGAAGATGACAGACTTCCTGGATGCTGGGAACAAGACCTTCCCAAAACACCTCCAGAGACACTTTCACG GCCCCCCCTTTAGATGTAGGAAGACAGGCCCTGGAAACTCCAAACTCCCACCAGCCAAGTTTAGGAGGCCCGGCAGAATCAATAAGAGGGAAACTTCCTTCCGGACAAAAGCTAATGCAG GACCATGA